One Marinitoga sp. 1197 genomic window, TCTCCTCTGCAAATTTTTGCTAACTCTTTTAATTCATTTAAAGATTTTTTCATCAATACTCCTCCTTTTATCGTTATAATCTATTTTATAAAAATTTTTATAATTAAGTATAAAAAATTTAATATAATACTTATTAATATTGCCGATGTTATTGGAAAATAAAAGATAAACCCTTCCTTTTTTATTATTATATCTCCTGGAAGATGCCCAAATTTAAAAGGTATTTTATTAGAAAAATAAAGAACAAAACCTAAAAATATCATTAAAATACCTGAAGATATTAATAATTTTCCAATATTTTGCATTTTAATCACCTAAAGGACATTTCTTTTTGAAATATTCGAAAGGTAATTTAACCATTACCGGTTGATTATTTTCAATTATTTGTAAAGTAACCTGCTTTAGAAACGCATTTACTGTAATTACTCTTGCGGGAACGTTTTCATATTCTATAGTCGTTCCTTCATTTGGAATACATTTTAGTGTGGATTCATAAAAATCATTTTCATATGCAAGACAACACATTAATCGTCCGCAACGACCTGAGATTTTAGCTGTGTTTATTAACATTTGTTGAGTCTTTGCCATTTCCATTTTTATTGAATCAAATTTTCTTAAAAACCTTGAACAACATGTCATCTGACCACATAGTCCGACTGCTCCTATCATTTTTACTTCATCTCTTATACCAATTTGCCTTAATTCAATTCTTGCCTTAAATTCTTTTGCTAAGTCTTTTACTAATTCTCTAAAATCAACTCTTGTATCAGAACCAAAATATACAATTATTTTTGACCTATCAAACATATATCGTGCAGATAAGATTCTCATAGGAAGTCCCAATTCTTTAGCTTTTATTTCTGTAATTTTTTTTGCTTTTTCTGCCAACTTTTTATTTTCTGAATATTTTTCTAAATCTTCATCATTTAACTTTCTTAGAATTGAGGTTACTTCATACCCAATTTCTTCAAAAGTCAGTTCTTTCGGTCCAGATACAACTCTTCCAACATCTAATCCCATCTCTGTGTTAACTAAAACCAGATCTTTTATTTTAATATCCTCCCCATTTCCTGCATAATATTGTATAGGAGATAATTTTGTAGTTTCCACACCATATACTAAAGCCTTTAAATTAATCATATTGAGTCCTCCTTATTTTTAAAAAAAGCCTGAATAAATCTTAAAAACATAGTTTGTATAGTTAAGTCAAAATTAAAATTTGAAATAGTACTTTTGGAAATATCTTCACACCATTTTATATTTTCATATATCTTTTTGAAATCAAGATCGAAGTTGTATAGTCCAAAAAAATAAACCATATTTAATGAATAAAATTCTTTCCAATAATTGGTCAAAGAAAATATAAATGAATCATGGTATAATGCCAAAAATAATTTCGAGAAAAACTTTAGTGTTTTTAGCTTATCGTCTATTTTATTTTTATACGACAATATTTTATCAATTATATTTTGAATTTCTATTAAATTTAGTTTTTCAAATCTTTTTATTAATTCAAAAAAAGCTTCATATTTATAAATTCTATTTTCTATGTCATCTTTTTCATTCATAATATATTCTACAATATTATATGCGTCTAGATCCGGGAATGACTTTACTGTATTTAATATATTTTCTCTTTTTTGTGGATTTTCCAATATATAATTAGCACATTCAAAATCGTTTTTTATGGAATAAGATAAATTAACATAACATTCAGGACATACTCCTTTTATTTTATTCAAAAAATCTGGATTAGGTAATAATATTTTATATAATCTGCTTCTAATAGTAGGTAAAAGATTATACCATCGCATTGTAGTAGTTATTATTATTGCAAAGTCAGGAGGTTCTTCAAGAATTTTTAGTGCTGAATTTGCAGCCTGTATATTCATTTTATCTATCTCATGAATAATTATCAATTTATAATCCGAAAAATTTGGTTTATATAGCAAAAATTCCTGCATTTCTCTGATTTCAGAAATCTTGATATTTCCTCCTTCAGGAAAGATTTCAAAAATATCATTTATATTCACAGTTTTTTTTATAGATTCAATCATATTATTTAAAACGAATTTATTTTGATTCACAAGACATACTGAACTTCCTTTAAATTTAGAAATATTGCTAGCTATAATTTTTATCACCCCATTATTTATACAAATCAAGCAGTAATCCATTAATTGAATCAATTTTCTTAGCATAAATAAAGGCTCCACTTTCATTTTTTAAGAGTTCGTCTGTGATTGTTTTGAGATCCTCATTTATTTTTTCTGCTATTATATAAAAATTTCTTTCTTTGAAATTGGCTTTGGAATTTAAAAGATATAAGTTTTTTTCTACCTTTTTTAGAAAACTCTTTACACTTTTTTTGTATTTTTCCAGATTCCTTTCTATTGGAGATCTTTTAAATTCAGCACCGTATTCTTCAATTTTTTCAAGAAGTTTATTTAAATCTTTTTTTATTATTTCTATTTCATTTAATTCCATAACTTCTGTAAAAGAAATCTTTTTTCTTTTCATTACAGTATGACCTTTTTTAGTTTTTTTATTTTTGGTTTTCTTATTTTCAGGTTTTTGCGTTGAATTTCCTGATAATGGATTTATAAACATGCTCTCACCCCCGTTGGAGAACAAAAACAAATATTAAATTATTTAAATGCACTTTTATTATACTACAAAAAAGAGAAATATAATATTTTTTCTAAACTCTGATATCTTAAATTTTAAAATAATTTATACTGTACGTTGTTCAATTAGTAAAGCGAGCGAAAACTCGCAGATTGTCCGAAAAAATAGCGAATGTAGCCGGTCAATTTTGCACGGATGCAAAATACCGAACATGGATGTAAGTCTGATACGACCGGCGAGAATGAGCTATTTTTGAGGATTAACAATCAAGATTTGAGCAACTTTACTTTTTGGACATCGTATTTATACTGTTGAAATATTTAAAAATAAAATAATATTAACATCTCATTTTGTATTTCAGATTATATTATAAAAAAGAAAAAGGGGCATTCCCTTTTTCTTTTTTATATTTCTATGCTTTAATATGAGACTTTGCAAGTTTTATAACAACTTTTCTATAAGGTTCTAATCCAATAGATTCTGTTTCTAAATCAGGATAATTCTTTCTTACATACTCATGAACAATACGCCTTTCATATGAAAACATAGGAGCTAATTCGATTCTTTCATTTTCTTCATTTAATCTTTTAATAGCATTATCAACTATTTCATAAATTTTTTCTTTTTTCTTTCGTCTATATTCTCCTACATCCAGATTAACATCTATTTTTGTGCTTGATAATCTATTAATGTATATTGAAAGTATATGTTGCATAGCTCCAATAGTTCTTCCATATTTTCCTATTAATTTTCCTAAACCTTCTCCTTCCATTCTTATCAATACGTTCTTACCCTGAAAATTTATTGAATAATTAAAATCTCCATCAAAGTTTTCCAGAATGGAACTTAAAAATTCATTTAATCTGTTCATCAAGTATTTTTCATTTAAAAAAGCGTTAATAATCGCCATTTTATTCCCTATTCCCAAAAATCCTTTTTTAGGTTGTTGAATAACTTCAAAACTTATTTCTTCTGGAGAAACACTATAAAATTTCACCGCTTCATTAAACGCTAAATCTATACTTTTACCTTCAAAGTTTTTTTCTCGAATCTTAATATTCACTTTGAGCACCTCCTAATTATTGCAACTATTTTGATGTTTTATAGGGTTTAGGACCTAAACCAAGAAATTCTCTCAATGTTAAACCTTTTATATGATTTTTCTTATTAACATAAGCAGTAATAAATACCTGTAAAATCGCATTGGTTACCCAGTAAATAAATATACCCGTTGGCAATCCTATGAATAAAAATGGAAATACTACCATCATAATAGCTGTGTTCCATGCAGTTTTTCTATCAGTTGCAGATTGCAATGAGTTATATAAATAAGCCCCAACACTTAAAAGCACTAAAATTATATTCTGGGAAAATCCACCCTGAGATAAATCTGTCCATAGCAAAAATCTCGGATTATACGCAAAAGTTCCCTGATAATAATTAATAGCTCCATATAATATCCAGAATATTGGAAGTTGTATAAAAGCTGTCAAACAGCCTCCAGCTGGATTTATTTTATGTTCTTTATATAATTCCATTAATGCCTGTTGTTGTCTTTGTGGGTCTTTATATTTTTTCTTTATCTTTTCTATTTCAGGTTGCAACTTTCTCATTTCTATCATAGATTTAGTTTGTTTATGATACAAAGGATATAAAATTAATCTTATAACTAAAGTAAATATCATTATAGCCCAACCAAAATTTCCTGTAAATCTATATAACCACCATAAAAATGTCACAAATCCATAATTTATATACCATAACCAATTAATTGCACCAACAGTTTTGGATAATTCCCTTATTCTATCGTATTTTTGTGGGAAAACCTGTTTAATGAATATATATTTTCTCGGACCCATATATGCTTTAAAAGTTTTATCAGTTGTAATTTGAATAGACTGGTCTTCAATATTCAAGTCTGAGGCATCAAATATGAAAATGGATTTTATAGGTTTTTCAAGATAAGATATTAATAATTCATTTTCAACAGCAACAGTGTTAGGATACGAGATAGTAGGAATCATCACTTTTCCGTATAAATTTTTAAAAGAAATTTCAAAATCATAATATGGAGTGTTGAAAAATTTATAACTCTTTATTCCTCCATTTTCAAAATAAAAATTCAATTCTACGAATTTATTTATATGATCTTCTGAAATATCAAAAGAAGTTGGCAATAATTCATTACCATTTTCGTCATATATATCAAAACTATCATTATAATAACTATAAATTTTGGTGAATAATGTATTGCTTCTATCTTGTAATATTTCAAAACTTTT contains:
- a CDS encoding YaaR family protein, yielding MFINPLSGNSTQKPENKKTKNKKTKKGHTVMKRKKISFTEVMELNEIEIIKKDLNKLLEKIEEYGAEFKRSPIERNLEKYKKSVKSFLKKVEKNLYLLNSKANFKERNFYIIAEKINEDLKTITDELLKNESGAFIYAKKIDSINGLLLDLYK
- the yidC gene encoding membrane protein insertase YidC, with amino-acid sequence MKKILLIIGLIVLGVFVFSQTPEYSITSSSTEINLQMRLYKVSFDNLGHMKSFEILQDRSNTLFTKIYSYYNDSFDIYDENGNELLPTSFDISEDHINKFVELNFYFENGGIKSYKFFNTPYYDFEISFKNLYGKVMIPTISYPNTVAVENELLISYLEKPIKSIFIFDASDLNIEDQSIQITTDKTFKAYMGPRKYIFIKQVFPQKYDRIRELSKTVGAINWLWYINYGFVTFLWWLYRFTGNFGWAIMIFTLVIRLILYPLYHKQTKSMIEMRKLQPEIEKIKKKYKDPQRQQQALMELYKEHKINPAGGCLTAFIQLPIFWILYGAINYYQGTFAYNPRFLLWTDLSQGGFSQNIILVLLSVGAYLYNSLQSATDRKTAWNTAIMMVVFPFLFIGLPTGIFIYWVTNAILQVFITAYVNKKNHIKGLTLREFLGLGPKPYKTSK
- a CDS encoding PSP1 domain-containing protein, with translation MINLKALVYGVETTKLSPIQYYAGNGEDIKIKDLVLVNTEMGLDVGRVVSGPKELTFEEIGYEVTSILRKLNDEDLEKYSENKKLAEKAKKITEIKAKELGLPMRILSARYMFDRSKIIVYFGSDTRVDFRELVKDLAKEFKARIELRQIGIRDEVKMIGAVGLCGQMTCCSRFLRKFDSIKMEMAKTQQMLINTAKISGRCGRLMCCLAYENDFYESTLKCIPNEGTTIEYENVPARVITVNAFLKQVTLQIIENNQPVMVKLPFEYFKKKCPLGD
- a CDS encoding DUF2905 domain-containing protein, with the protein product MQNIGKLLISSGILMIFLGFVLYFSNKIPFKFGHLPGDIIIKKEGFIFYFPITSAILISIILNFLYLIIKIFIK
- the jag gene encoding RNA-binding cell elongation regulator Jag/EloR; this translates as MNIKIREKNFEGKSIDLAFNEAVKFYSVSPEEISFEVIQQPKKGFLGIGNKMAIINAFLNEKYLMNRLNEFLSSILENFDGDFNYSINFQGKNVLIRMEGEGLGKLIGKYGRTIGAMQHILSIYINRLSSTKIDVNLDVGEYRRKKKEKIYEIVDNAIKRLNEENERIELAPMFSYERRIVHEYVRKNYPDLETESIGLEPYRKVVIKLAKSHIKA